The following DNA comes from bacterium BMS3Abin08.
ATAAAATTTGCCGACGCTACACCCCCCCACAGTAAAAAGTAAGCGTTAAGTGGTATAGAAAAATATGTCCTTTGTCAATTGCTAACTGCATATTTACATTGCTTCAGGAGATAACGTGTTCTGCTTTCTACTTATTCCTTACAGTATATGCCATCAAATAAACACCTTCACAAGTATTTTGGATGGATAAATTATACCATGTATGGTATATACTAAAATAGAGAGCGTTACACAGTCTGTCGCAAGCTTAGGCGTCCCTTGCAAAACACCACCACCGGCGCTATACTATGAGCCTGTCCAAGTAATTGGATATATAGCATTCTTGTCCCCATGGTCGGTTCTATACGAGACTGATGCCATACTTTGCAAATAATTGCTTGGAAAATTTTATTTACTCCAACACATGGTAACTGTTAAGAAGTTGTGATTTTGATTGAAAAAGGAGGAGATGGATGATGTCCAAACATGTTCGTTGTCTGTTTTCGGTACTGGTCATGCTCTTTGTGTGTAGCTTGGTATTCAGCCAGGCTCAGGCTGCATCCAATGTGCTGTTTATTTTGGATGCGTCGGGGAGCATGGCCCAGAAGTTCGGAGACCGGACCAAGATGCAGGCGGCCAAGGATGTGTTCAAGTCCCTGCTATCTGATCTGCCCAGGGATGTCAACGTTGGTCTTGAGGTCTATGGCCATCATGGCAACAAGGATTGTTCGGTCATCGAGGTGATGGATCCGGTGGCGCAGTTGGATGCGGCTGCGATTCAGGCCAATGTTGACAAACTGACGCCTCAAAAGGGAGCAACGCCGATAGCCGCTTCGATGGAAAAGGCAGCGGAAGCGCTCAAATCCGTTCATGGCGACAAGGCCATCGTGCTGATTTCCGATGGTAAGGAAACCTGTGACGGCGATCCGGCGACGGTGGCAAAAAAGCTTCGCTCCAAGGGCATTAATATCACCACGCATGTGGTGGGGCTGGGTGTGAAGGATGAGGAGAAGGCGCAGCTTGCCTCTATAGCCATGGCCGGCGGCGGCAAATATTACTCCGCCAACAATGCCGAACAGCTCAAGCAGAGCCTTGCCGAGATCAAGGAAGCAGTGGTCAAGAAGGATTCCAGAATCATCTTCGATGAAGGATTCAATGGCGAATTTCTGTCGGACAAATGGAATATTATCAATCCGGATGAAGACAATATGATCGTAGAGGATGGGTATCTCACAGTATTGCTGCAACCCGGGTGGCCCAGTGAAGGCAAGGCAAAGAATATCGTGGCGTTTACCGGCCGATTGCCTCGTTCCTACGAAGTATACGTTAAGTTCGAAACGGAAATGGTTGATTTCCCGTCATTTCGAGCGTGGGAAACGCAACGTTCAGGAGTAATATTGTACTCCGGTAAAGACAATTTCATTCTTCTGACAACTACAACAGGCCCGGTGAACGAAGGACATCCAGTAAAACTCGCCTTCGACAAGTATAAAAAGGGAAAGTGGCTGCCCGGGTATGCTGTGGTAGTCAGCAGGAAGCGCGGAATGGCAACGTATGAAATCAAGATTCAAAAAAAGAAACACACTTATACTGCTTTCTTCAAGGATGCTAAGGGTAATTGGGTATCAATAGGCGCATTCACGGATCTCAGGGGTAAATACAAACCCGCAATCGTTGCCTTTCGTGCACCCAATGCACGGGAAACAAAGACTAATTTTGATCGATTTGTGATTACCTCACTGGAATAATGTCGGACACGAACCTTGCAATAAATCTTATATTTCAAGAGGGGAGGATGAGATGGTTTCTTCGGGTCTAATCCCGGGGATGCTTTCGAATTCATGGATGATCGGGATAGAGTCGGTTTTTTGTGTGCGAAAACGTCACCAAAGTACCCCAAGGTACCATTATTGATGTATTATTCTCAGTATGCTTTGTAATGAAATTCTATAACTTTAAAAAATGAAAACCCCCCACCGCAGAGACGGCGGGGGGTTTATTGTTTCCACTCCTGAAGTTTTGCGGTGATAAACTCCATTATTCTTTTATGCTCTTCCTTGCCCCTGTCTTTGATCCGGATAGGTTCCCCGAAGGCGAAACAGACCTTTTTGGAGGGATCAACCTTACCGAAGTCTTTAATAATCCTTCCGCAACCCCAGGCATCTGTTTTAAGGGCTATGGGAATTACAGGAACCCCGGCCCTTCTTGCGAGCTTGATTCCTATTGAATTAAAGCCCTTAGGGTCAAAGTAGTTTCTCCTTGTTGTCTGAGGAAAGATTATTATGGATTTACCGGACTTGAGCTTCGCAGTCCCCTCTCTCAAAAGAGTCACCAAATCCTCACGGGGTTTTGTACGGGTAAGAACAATAGGGTCCCGTGAAATCATTATGTGTTTGAAGACCGGGTATCTTACCAGGCTTTCCTTTACTGCAAAGGTGGTCTCCTTGAATGGTACGACAATAACGGGAAGGACGAATGTCTCGAGGGTGCTCATGTGATTGGCTACAAATACACAGGGCCCGTCGACCTCGCGAATGTGGTTGGTGCCTGTAATCTCAACCCTGATGCCCACACCCTCGAGGGCATTCAGGATTCCGTGACTGCTTTTACACCAGTCAGCATAGTCATACCGGGAGTATTTTGCCTTAAAGGCCGCCCTGAAGACGATAAGAATTGTTTTCGGGTAGAAAATCAACGAAGGAAATATCCTCGAAAGCAGGGGGATGTCTTTGGGAGATGTCCTGTACGTACCGTCCCTGAATGACGGTGGTTTATAGATATAACCATCAGCGTCCATCTTATATTTTAACCTAATTTGAGCGATTCTTTTGCCTATGTGGGACTTTTTGATCTTGAATCTATGCCCGCATCTCCCTTCTATCAAAGGGTGGCGCAGATTTTTTTCGGGGGCTGGATTTCGGCTTTAAGGGTGCGCGGAGCGGTTTAATTGATAAGTGATATGATATAATTATCTCTGTTGTTTACCTGTGCCCTTTCATAACCGGGTTGAAAGTAAATGGATGGTATGAACAGAGATGAAATTAAGACAAGGATATATTCAAAGATAGACGAACTCCCAACGCTTCCTTTAGTACTCCCAAAGCTTCTGAGGACGCTTGAAAACAGAAACAGCAATGTCCGTACGGTTGCAGACGTAATCTCCATTGACCCCGCACTGACTTCAAAGTTGCTGAAGGTCGCCAATTCGGCCTATTACGGATTTCCAAGCGAAATAACAAGCCTTCAAAGGGCTGTGGCACTGCTTGGCTTTAACATGGTGAGGTCCCTTGCACTCTCCATGAGTGTTATAGACAGTATAACGGGGGGCGGGAAGTTAAGAAGCTTCTCCGAAGAAGACCTCTGGGTTCACAGCCTCGTTGTGGCCACTTTAATGCAGGAGATCTCACAAAAGACCGGCAATCCGGAAGAGGAGTATGAGCATCTTTTCGTTATCGGTCTTTTGCACGATATAGGTAAAATAGTCTTTGACCTGTTCTTTAATGATCTGTTCAGGAAGGCAATTAATGAAGGCACCGAAAATGCACGGAAGCCCCTTTTTATTGCCGAAAGGGATCTGATCGGAATGGACCACGGGGAGGTTGGAGGGATGCTCCTTAAGAGATGGAAATTCCCGCCTGTAATAAGTGAACCCATCTTGTATCACCACCAGGATCAGATCCCGGAAGATATCGACGGGAAGACAACCTCTCTCCTTAAACTCGCCGACTCTATTGCCCTAAAGACGGAATCCGCAGAGGATCCGTCTTTAGGAGAGTTCCTGGACAGGTTCAGCATTTCTGAGATAAATGAGGAGGACCTGAGAGATGTCCTTAACCGCTTAAATGATTCTAAAGCGAAAATTTTCGCCTTTCACCGCGCTATGGTGTAACCGAAGGCCCCGCTTCCGTCAGGGGCGTCAGCCATACAACATCGAAGGGAAGGAGGGTCAGATGAAGCGAGCCCCCGTCCGTCATCCATTCCATTGAGCTTACGATATCGTACCAATGTGTATCGTGGATACCGAGCTTGGATACGTGAATGTCCAGATGGCAGACCTTGTTGGTTATATTGATGAGCGTCAGGATATGCTGATCTCCAGCCGTTGACGTCCGGTATACGGCAAAGACCCGGGTAGACAGCCGGAGAATCCGCTGATCTGCTTTTGGATGAAAGGCCTGCTGCCTCGTCCTTATGGATATCAGTCTTCCAAGCTCCCTGTTTATTCTGGATACCTTTGAGAGCGGGTCCTTCAATGCCTCGTAAATTGCAGCCTCATCAATTACCGTACGGTTTATCTCCCGGTTTGAGTGGGTAGAAAGAACTGCGTTAATATCGTTTTGCGTACCGATCATGCTGTGAAGATAGATCCCGGGAACCCCCTGTAAAACAAGCGCAATAACCCTGGATGCCACAAATCTCTTTACCTGAAAGGCAATATCCTCCTCCTCATCGTCTTCACGGTTAAGGGCGCTGTACCACGTGATATTCAGTTCATAGGGCTCCTTTCCTCCATTTTCCGTGTTTCTGTATGAGACCAGCGAACCGTGTTTTCCCGCTCTTTTAATAATGAAATCGATCTCATTTTTTGATAGCAGGTCCTTTACCCCCTGAAGCCCGATTCCATCATGGGAGTCAAGGAAATTGAAGAAGATGGCGGACTTTGCAGCCTCTTTAAGACCCGCCGCCCACTCCGAGAGCTTTGTGCTATCTTCCGAGTAAAAGGTGTAAAGTATAAGCGGGGGAATTGCAAAGTTATAGACCATCTGGGCCTCGTCATTGCCGTTGCCGACATAGGATAAGTTCTCTTTTTGGGGCACATTTGTCTCTGTTATAAGGGCAACACGGGGTGCTACCATATTCAGGATGTCACGGAAGAGTTTTACGATCTCGTGAGTTTGCCTTAGGTTGGCACACCTGGTTCCGGGTTCTCTCCAGAGGTATGTAACGGCATCAAGGCGGATTATATCTGCCCCTCTACGGACATACATTAAGAGCACCTCGATTATTCTCATCAATACATCAGGGTTTTTGTAATTCAGGTCTATCTGGTCTTCTGAAAACGTAGTCCATACATAGCATGGACCGTTTATTGTCTGAACCCTTGTAAGGATATCCGATGTCCTGGGACGGAAGATCAACCGCCTCTGCTGCGGTGTCAATTCGTCGGGGGATCCGAAGGAGATAAAAAAATCCCTGTAATAAGAATTTCCGTTTATAAATTCCCTGAACCAGCGGCTCTTTGATGAGACATGATTGAATACACCATCGAACATGAGCTTGTATTTTATTTTCTGCTCTTCTATGTCCTCCCATGTGCCGAGGTCCGGATCAACCGTTTCAAAGTCGATTATGGAAAACCCCCTGTCTGATGAGTAGGGAAAGAATGGGAGTATGTGAATTGTGTTTATATTGCCTTCGAGGTAGTTATCGCAGAACCTTGCGAGGGTCCTGAGTGGAGATCTGTCATTGCCCCTGATGAGATTACCATAGGTAATGAGTATGATGTCCTTTTCGGTAAAGCGATTTTCAGGTTCAAAGTCCTTTTCCTCGTTGATCAGCTCTTCCGGCAGATGGGCATGGTAGACCCTCAAGATCCTTTCAACCTCGGGCATATAGGCCTCGGCAACCTCTTCTCCGTAAAGGAAACTCAATCTTTTAAGAATTCTCTCATATGAGCTGGAAGGGATATTGAGGAGAGGACGTGCATAGTCGGGCACTTTCAGATGCAGTGGCGGGTTCTTTCCCGTTTCATCCTCTGCAGTCGTCTCAGACGTGATCTCTTTTGTACTCATATCCTGGATTGCACCTCCATGTAAGGAGTATAAATTTGCTTTATTGCCGTGAAGCGCCCATGTTGGTTACAAAAGCCTTACCCGGACGGTGAGGTATAAAACTGTCCCGGAGTCCCGATTGGATGTCGGGACGATAATGAGTGAAGGCCCTATCACGTGGCTCCTGACGCTGACTTATCACCGGATGCCTGAAAAAGTGAAATTCACTGTTATAAAAGAAGCGGGTTTTTATACAACAATAATGATGGACTCGTAAAAAGTCTGAAAAAGTGTTTTTTTGTCATTCCCGTGGAAATGGGAATCCAGTCTTTTCAGATAGTTACACGCTTCCTGGATTCCCGCTTTTGCGGGAATGACGACTTTTTACGAGGGTATCAATAATGTCTATTGTCTTAATCGTCCGGTCCGGGAAAAAACTTTAGGTTTTTGTATAATAATGAACTGCTACAAAGAGGAGGTATTTGTTATGACTTCAGCAACCGGCCGGATCGTCGAGATAAGGTGTGGCTCTGTAGCCTATTTCGGTATAGGCGCAATCGAGAGATTCTCCGATATTTTGAATGTCTACAGAAAAAGAGGTATAAGACGGGTCGCCCTGATTACCGGGAAGAACTCTCACAAAAAAAGCGGTGCCTGGGATACGGTAAGGCCCGTGCTCGATGCCCTTCAGATGGAGTCTGCCCACTATGAGGGAGTGATCGCAAACCCTACCGTTGACCGGATCGACGAGGCGGTAAAAAAGGTGGTGGGTATAAACCCTCAACTGGTTATCGGTATTGGCGGCGGAAGCGCGCTTGATGCCTCAAAGGCGGCATCAATACTGCTTAAGAATCCGGGTCATGATGCGAGGGCGCTTTATAGCGGAGCCTTCACCCCCCATGAGGCCCTCCCCATTGTCTCCATTAACCTCACCCATGGCACGGGTTCCGAGGTGGACCGCTATGCAGTTGCCACCATCCCCGAGAAAATGAATAAATCAGGGATAGGCTTTGACTGCATATATCCCCAATACACAATCGATGACCCCCGCCTTACATTGACACTTCCCCATAATCAGCTCCTTTACACCTCCCTTGACGCCCTGAATCACGTTATTGAGGCATCTACCACAACGCTCGCATCGGCCTATACGGTGATGCTCGCCCGTGAGGCAGTGGAATTGATTGTAAAGTGGCTGCCGGTGGCGATTAAAAATCCCGCCGATCTCGATGCCCGGTACTGGCTTCTTTATTCATCGGTCCTCGGCGGTATAGCGATCGACTGCTCTGTTGTGCATATCACCCATCCCCTTGAACATACCCTCAGTGCATTCAAGCCGGAACTTGAGCACGGCCTCGGCCTTTGTGTGCTTCTTCCCTCTGTTATCAAGGCTATCTATCCTGCTTCATCAGAGGTCCTGGCAGGGGTCCTGAGACCCATCGTCCCTGAACTCAAGGGTGACGGCAGGGAAGGCGAACTTGCCGCCCGAAGGGTGCAGGAGTGGCTCTATGGCATGGGTGTGACGCAGAAACTCCCTGATATCGGGTTTTCGGAGGAGGATATACCGGATCTCGTAAGAAACGTTCACGATGCTCAGAGAGGGGGAGGTTCCCTCAGTCTTTCGCCGGTTCCGGTTTCAGATGAACTGATTGAGAGTATCTACAGGGAGTCTCTCTCTTCATTGAGGTAAGGTCGTTCCCTTAAGAACCGGGGCGGTACATGTTGTCTGTTGCCCCGGCAATTCTGGGTGGCGTATCATTGATACATGGGATACATGCACACAATGCGGTGGGCAAGATGTTGGCGGTGGATAAGATGTCGATGTGATGTTTTTGTTTTTCCTTCCGGTTCGGGATGGGTTAAAGCGCAGGTAATTTTTTGTCAATATGACCTTCAAGGATAAATTGATAGAAAACGGCAGTTATCCCCTTAGGGCAAGAGGGATAGATATTCTTCAGGTAAGCCTTGGTTATAAGTGTAACATGGCCTGCAAATACTGTCATGTTCAGGGCGGCCCTTTGAGAAAGGAGTTAATGGATAGGGATACCGTAGATGCCGTGTTAGATGTGTTTATTGAAAGTGGTATTCAAACTCTCGATCTGACCGGCGGCGCACCGGAGATAAATCCCCATTTCCGGTATATTCTGGAACAGACAAGAGGCTTTGGCCGCCATGTAATTGTGAGATCAAACCTGACGATTTTTTATGAGGACGGTATGGAGGACCTCCCTGAATTTTACCGTGATGTGGGGGTCGGGGTAATAGCCTCTCTTCCCTATTACATTGAGGAGTATGCCGACAGGGTAAGAGGCAAC
Coding sequences within:
- a CDS encoding von Willebrand factor type A domain protein; protein product: MSKHVRCLFSVLVMLFVCSLVFSQAQAASNVLFILDASGSMAQKFGDRTKMQAAKDVFKSLLSDLPRDVNVGLEVYGHHGNKDCSVIEVMDPVAQLDAAAIQANVDKLTPQKGATPIAASMEKAAEALKSVHGDKAIVLISDGKETCDGDPATVAKKLRSKGINITTHVVGLGVKDEEKAQLASIAMAGGGKYYSANNAEQLKQSLAEIKEAVVKKDSRIIFDEGFNGEFLSDKWNIINPDEDNMIVEDGYLTVLLQPGWPSEGKAKNIVAFTGRLPRSYEVYVKFETEMVDFPSFRAWETQRSGVILYSGKDNFILLTTTTGPVNEGHPVKLAFDKYKKGKWLPGYAVVVSRKRGMATYEIKIQKKKHTYTAFFKDAKGNWVSIGAFTDLRGKYKPAIVAFRAPNARETKTNFDRFVITSLE
- a CDS encoding 2-acyl-glycerophospho-ethanolamine acyltransferase; the encoded protein is MDADGYIYKPPSFRDGTYRTSPKDIPLLSRIFPSLIFYPKTILIVFRAAFKAKYSRYDYADWCKSSHGILNALEGVGIRVEITGTNHIREVDGPCVFVANHMSTLETFVLPVIVVPFKETTFAVKESLVRYPVFKHIMISRDPIVLTRTKPREDLVTLLREGTAKLKSGKSIIIFPQTTRRNYFDPKGFNSIGIKLARRAGVPVIPIALKTDAWGCGRIIKDFGKVDPSKKVCFAFGEPIRIKDRGKEEHKRIMEFITAKLQEWKQ
- a CDS encoding HDOD domain protein, which produces MDGMNRDEIKTRIYSKIDELPTLPLVLPKLLRTLENRNSNVRTVADVISIDPALTSKLLKVANSAYYGFPSEITSLQRAVALLGFNMVRSLALSMSVIDSITGGGKLRSFSEEDLWVHSLVVATLMQEISQKTGNPEEEYEHLFVIGLLHDIGKIVFDLFFNDLFRKAINEGTENARKPLFIAERDLIGMDHGEVGGMLLKRWKFPPVISEPILYHHQDQIPEDIDGKTTSLLKLADSIALKTESAEDPSLGEFLDRFSISEINEEDLRDVLNRLNDSKAKIFAFHRAMV
- the gtfA gene encoding sucrose phosphorylase, with product MSTKEITSETTAEDETGKNPPLHLKVPDYARPLLNIPSSSYERILKRLSFLYGEEVAEAYMPEVERILRVYHAHLPEELINEEKDFEPENRFTEKDIILITYGNLIRGNDRSPLRTLARFCDNYLEGNINTIHILPFFPYSSDRGFSIIDFETVDPDLGTWEDIEEQKIKYKLMFDGVFNHVSSKSRWFREFINGNSYYRDFFISFGSPDELTPQQRRLIFRPRTSDILTRVQTINGPCYVWTTFSEDQIDLNYKNPDVLMRIIEVLLMYVRRGADIIRLDAVTYLWREPGTRCANLRQTHEIVKLFRDILNMVAPRVALITETNVPQKENLSYVGNGNDEAQMVYNFAIPPLILYTFYSEDSTKLSEWAAGLKEAAKSAIFFNFLDSHDGIGLQGVKDLLSKNEIDFIIKRAGKHGSLVSYRNTENGGKEPYELNITWYSALNREDDEEEDIAFQVKRFVASRVIALVLQGVPGIYLHSMIGTQNDINAVLSTHSNREINRTVIDEAAIYEALKDPLSKVSRINRELGRLISIRTRQQAFHPKADQRILRLSTRVFAVYRTSTAGDQHILTLINITNKVCHLDIHVSKLGIHDTHWYDIVSSMEWMTDGGSLHLTLLPFDVVWLTPLTEAGPSVTP
- the adhA gene encoding long-chain primary alcohol dehydrogenase AdhA yields the protein MTSATGRIVEIRCGSVAYFGIGAIERFSDILNVYRKRGIRRVALITGKNSHKKSGAWDTVRPVLDALQMESAHYEGVIANPTVDRIDEAVKKVVGINPQLVIGIGGGSALDASKAASILLKNPGHDARALYSGAFTPHEALPIVSINLTHGTGSEVDRYAVATIPEKMNKSGIGFDCIYPQYTIDDPRLTLTLPHNQLLYTSLDALNHVIEASTTTLASAYTVMLAREAVELIVKWLPVAIKNPADLDARYWLLYSSVLGGIAIDCSVVHITHPLEHTLSAFKPELEHGLGLCVLLPSVIKAIYPASSEVLAGVLRPIVPELKGDGREGELAARRVQEWLYGMGVTQKLPDIGFSEEDIPDLVRNVHDAQRGGGSLSLSPVPVSDELIESIYRESLSSLR